The following proteins come from a genomic window of Ilumatobacter coccineus YM16-304:
- a CDS encoding ABC transporter substrate-binding protein, giving the protein MNKRLSTIVAGVSVLSLVAAACGSDDEPAAEPAPAEEEAPAEEPADEEAPAEEPAADGDCETTDSVSLQLQWFTQAQFAGYYAAVDKGFYADQCLDVEIKEGAVEIVPQTELANGNADFAIAWVPKALQTREAGADIVNIAQVFGRSGTLQVSFADSGITSPDDFAGRTIGNWGFGNEYEVFAAIGQAGLDPASDVTLVGQQFDMIALLEGEIDAAEAMTYNEYAQVLEAVNPDTGELYQPEDFNVINYEEVGVGMLQDSIWADAAKLADDADYRDQAVRFVAASLQGWAYCRDNVEECATIVTDAGSTLGASHQQWMMNEVNKLIWPAENGAGMLDQAAWDRTVEISQSTPNLDGATVLTAPPTDGAYTTDIATEAMALLGDSVDLVGADYAPIEVTLNPNGE; this is encoded by the coding sequence ATGAACAAACGACTCAGCACCATCGTGGCGGGGGTCTCCGTACTCTCGCTCGTGGCCGCAGCGTGCGGCAGCGACGACGAGCCGGCAGCCGAACCGGCACCGGCCGAAGAAGAAGCTCCGGCCGAGGAGCCTGCCGACGAGGAGGCACCGGCCGAAGAGCCCGCAGCCGACGGCGACTGTGAGACGACCGACTCGGTCAGCTTGCAGCTCCAGTGGTTCACGCAGGCGCAGTTCGCCGGCTACTACGCCGCCGTCGACAAGGGCTTCTACGCCGACCAGTGCCTCGACGTCGAGATCAAGGAAGGCGCCGTCGAGATCGTGCCGCAGACCGAACTCGCGAACGGCAACGCCGACTTCGCGATCGCCTGGGTGCCCAAGGCACTCCAGACCCGTGAAGCCGGTGCCGACATCGTCAACATCGCACAGGTCTTCGGCCGCTCGGGCACGCTGCAGGTCAGCTTCGCCGACAGCGGCATCACGTCGCCCGACGACTTCGCCGGACGCACGATCGGCAACTGGGGCTTCGGCAACGAGTACGAAGTGTTCGCCGCCATCGGCCAGGCCGGTCTCGACCCGGCGAGCGACGTCACGCTCGTCGGTCAGCAGTTCGACATGATCGCACTGCTCGAAGGCGAGATCGACGCCGCCGAAGCGATGACCTACAACGAGTACGCGCAGGTCCTCGAAGCCGTCAACCCCGACACCGGTGAGCTGTACCAGCCCGAAGACTTCAACGTCATCAACTACGAAGAGGTCGGCGTCGGCATGCTGCAGGACAGCATCTGGGCCGATGCGGCCAAGCTCGCCGACGACGCGGACTACCGCGACCAAGCCGTTCGCTTCGTCGCCGCCTCGCTCCAGGGCTGGGCGTACTGCCGTGACAACGTCGAAGAGTGCGCCACCATCGTGACCGACGCCGGCTCGACGCTCGGCGCCAGCCACCAGCAGTGGATGATGAACGAGGTCAACAAGCTCATCTGGCCCGCCGAGAACGGTGCCGGCATGCTCGATCAGGCCGCCTGGGACCGCACGGTCGAGATCAGCCAGAGCACGCCGAACCTCGACGGCGCGACGGTGCTCACCGCACCGCCGACCGACGGCGCTTACACGACCGACATCGCCACCGAAGCCATGGCGCTCCTCGGCGACTCGGTCGACCTGGTCGGTGCCGACTACGCACCGATCGAGGTCACCCTCAACCCCAACGGCGAGTGA
- a CDS encoding dienelactone hydrolase family protein: protein MATMVEFASNGIDAQGYLALPDTGSGPGVIVVQEWWGLDSGIKEMADRLATAGFVALAPDLYHGELAAHDEMDKAGELMTALPADRAARDMSGAVDFLDAHEATTGDAIGVMGFCMGGMLSFVLAADRPDKIKAVVPFYGFPQGDAQPDYSKIEAAIQGHMAEHDDFFPPAAAAELESTLKALGKSVTLTVHPGSGHAFMAPHNALGTQNQALYDEIWPRATAFLHEHLG from the coding sequence ATGGCAACCATGGTCGAATTCGCGAGCAACGGCATCGATGCCCAGGGCTACCTGGCACTTCCCGACACCGGATCAGGTCCGGGTGTCATCGTGGTGCAGGAGTGGTGGGGACTCGACTCGGGCATCAAGGAGATGGCCGACCGCCTCGCCACCGCCGGGTTCGTGGCGTTGGCGCCCGACCTGTACCACGGCGAACTCGCCGCCCACGACGAGATGGACAAGGCCGGCGAGTTGATGACGGCGTTGCCGGCCGACCGGGCCGCCCGCGACATGAGCGGCGCCGTCGACTTCCTCGACGCCCACGAGGCCACGACCGGCGACGCGATCGGCGTGATGGGATTCTGCATGGGCGGCATGCTCAGCTTCGTCCTCGCCGCCGACCGTCCCGACAAGATCAAGGCGGTCGTTCCGTTCTACGGCTTCCCACAGGGCGACGCCCAGCCCGACTACTCGAAGATCGAAGCGGCGATCCAAGGGCACATGGCCGAGCACGACGACTTCTTCCCGCCCGCCGCGGCGGCCGAGCTCGAGAGCACGCTCAAGGCCCTCGGCAAGTCGGTGACCCTCACCGTGCACCCCGGCAGCGGACACGCATTCATGGCACCGCACAACGCGCTCGGCACGCAGAACCAGGCGCTCTACGACGAGATCTGGCCACGCGCCACGGCGTTCCTGCACGAGCATCTCGGGTGA
- a CDS encoding HAD family hydrolase: MTAARFDAVLFDAGGVLVLPDPLVLGPLLAYYGGSADVADHVRAHYAGMKAKSDAGSGETSWEVYNRAYVHTVGVDTADVDEAVEVLDRTRYHATWRYVIDESRTALGRLAAAGVPMGVVSNASGQIEAMLARSICQVGPGAHVEMRVIVDSHVVGVAKPDQRIFDFALPSFAEFERSRIAYVGDSVTMDIAASSAAGLHPILIDPYDDHVGAEFERIRSVGELADELCG, encoded by the coding sequence GTGACCGCCGCACGGTTCGACGCCGTTCTGTTCGACGCGGGTGGCGTGCTGGTGCTGCCCGACCCACTGGTGCTCGGGCCGCTGCTCGCGTACTACGGCGGATCGGCCGACGTCGCCGACCACGTCCGTGCGCACTACGCGGGGATGAAGGCCAAGTCCGACGCCGGGTCGGGGGAGACGTCGTGGGAGGTCTACAACCGGGCGTACGTACACACGGTCGGCGTCGACACCGCCGACGTCGACGAGGCGGTCGAGGTGCTCGACCGGACCCGCTATCACGCGACGTGGCGCTACGTCATCGACGAGTCCCGAACCGCGCTCGGGCGACTCGCTGCGGCGGGCGTGCCGATGGGGGTCGTGTCGAACGCATCGGGACAGATCGAAGCGATGCTGGCCCGCTCGATCTGCCAGGTGGGGCCGGGCGCGCATGTCGAGATGCGGGTGATCGTCGACAGTCACGTCGTGGGTGTCGCCAAGCCCGACCAGCGGATCTTCGACTTCGCGCTGCCGTCGTTCGCCGAGTTCGAGCGCTCGCGGATCGCGTACGTCGGCGACTCGGTCACGATGGACATCGCGGCGTCGTCGGCGGCCGGATTGCACCCGATCCTGATCGACCCGTACGACGATCACGTCGGGGCCGAGTTCGAACGCATTCGCTCGGTCGGCGAACTCGCCGACGAGCTCTGCGGCTGA
- a CDS encoding cytochrome d ubiquinol oxidase subunit II, translated as MGLSDIVAGLMFVGVVAYALFGGADFGSGVWDLTAGDAESGAPLRSQIDRSIGPVWEANHVWLIYILVFLWTGFPTAFAAIMNTLFIPWLLVGLGIVLRGGAFAFRKFASTLREAQIHGAVFAASSLITPFFLGMIAGAIASGRVPLDGSGDVWTSWTGPTSWVGGALAVLTCTFLAGTFLAADAHRAGNTELAERVGTTALFVGAITGGAALVAAVTLEIDAEHLASGLHGRGLPLIAISAVAGSFSLLRLRQQRWDRARVGATIAVASIVVGWGVGQYPAILVDHADIDDVIGARPTQVGLLVVFGLAAVTVVPALAWLYVLVNGKRWARTH; from the coding sequence ATGGGCCTGAGTGACATCGTGGCCGGCCTGATGTTCGTCGGCGTGGTCGCCTACGCGCTGTTCGGTGGAGCCGACTTCGGGTCGGGCGTCTGGGACCTCACGGCGGGTGACGCGGAGAGCGGCGCCCCGCTGCGCTCGCAGATCGACCGCAGCATCGGGCCGGTCTGGGAGGCCAACCACGTGTGGCTGATCTACATCCTCGTGTTCCTCTGGACCGGCTTCCCCACCGCGTTCGCCGCGATCATGAACACGCTGTTCATCCCGTGGCTCCTCGTCGGCCTCGGCATCGTCCTGCGCGGCGGTGCGTTCGCGTTCCGAAAGTTCGCGTCGACCCTGCGCGAAGCGCAGATCCACGGAGCCGTCTTCGCCGCGTCGTCGCTGATCACCCCGTTCTTCCTCGGCATGATCGCCGGTGCCATCGCCAGCGGGCGGGTCCCCCTCGACGGATCGGGCGACGTGTGGACGAGCTGGACGGGACCGACCTCGTGGGTCGGCGGAGCGTTGGCCGTGCTGACCTGCACGTTCCTCGCCGGAACCTTCCTGGCCGCCGACGCTCACCGTGCCGGCAACACCGAGCTCGCCGAGCGGGTCGGAACGACCGCGCTGTTCGTCGGCGCGATCACCGGCGGGGCGGCGCTCGTCGCCGCGGTGACGCTCGAGATCGATGCCGAGCATCTCGCCAGTGGGCTGCACGGCCGAGGCCTGCCGCTGATCGCCATCTCCGCCGTCGCCGGGTCGTTCAGTCTGCTGCGTCTCCGTCAGCAGCGCTGGGACCGCGCCCGGGTGGGTGCCACGATCGCCGTCGCCTCCATCGTCGTCGGCTGGGGTGTCGGCCAGTATCCGGCGATCCTCGTCGATCACGCCGACATCGACGACGTGATCGGCGCTCGCCCGACGCAGGTCGGCCTGCTCGTCGTGTTCGGCCTGGCTGCGGTCACCGTCGTCCCGGCGCTCGCCTGGCTCTACGTGCTCGTCAACGGCAAGCGCTGGGCGCGCACCCACTGA
- a CDS encoding cytochrome ubiquinol oxidase subunit I encodes MLLAANELMAARYQMALSLGFHIILSCFGVALPALIYVLHRRGLKHDDHDALVLAKKWAKVSAVLFAVGAVSGTILSFEMGLLWPGLMSTYGDVIGLPFALEGIAFFLEAIFIGIYLYGWDRLPPRLHLNTLIPIIASGAFGTFCIIAVNAWMNNPAGFSIDPETGDVVDIDPLAAMFNNAVWGQAAHMFVATYAVTGFLVASVYAIGMLKGRRDRAHRLGFTVAMVFASIAAITQPAIGHFTGQRLAEDQPAKLAAFELSAEAEDRAPLTVGGLWIDGEKRFAIEIPWLGSIASGNSLNQVVPGLDDIPLDEQPPINVTHLAFQAMVAAGTAMAGIVAVYWWRRRRVGDAVFERRWLMWSVVAGGGLSVLALEAGWTATEVGRQPWIAYGVMRTEDAVTDNSGIWFSLVAMIVVYASMGALATRVIRGMTRRWRESDDVDLPTPYGPSRELESVGASTAAIDGGDGGDGGEA; translated from the coding sequence GTGTTGCTCGCAGCGAACGAACTGATGGCGGCCAGATACCAGATGGCCCTGTCACTGGGTTTCCACATCATCCTCTCGTGCTTCGGCGTCGCCCTCCCGGCCCTGATCTACGTCCTGCATCGCCGTGGCCTGAAGCACGACGACCACGACGCGCTCGTCCTCGCGAAGAAGTGGGCGAAGGTGTCGGCCGTGCTGTTCGCGGTCGGAGCCGTGTCGGGCACGATCCTGAGTTTCGAGATGGGCCTGCTCTGGCCCGGCCTCATGTCGACGTACGGCGACGTGATCGGCCTCCCCTTCGCGCTCGAAGGCATCGCGTTCTTCCTCGAAGCGATCTTCATCGGCATCTACCTGTACGGCTGGGACCGGCTCCCGCCTCGGCTCCATCTCAACACGCTGATCCCGATCATCGCGTCGGGCGCGTTCGGGACGTTCTGCATCATCGCGGTCAACGCCTGGATGAACAATCCCGCCGGGTTCTCGATCGACCCGGAGACCGGCGACGTCGTCGACATCGATCCACTCGCCGCGATGTTCAACAATGCGGTGTGGGGGCAGGCGGCGCACATGTTCGTGGCCACGTACGCGGTCACCGGCTTCCTGGTCGCGTCGGTCTACGCGATCGGCATGCTGAAGGGCCGCCGAGACCGTGCGCACCGCCTGGGATTCACCGTGGCGATGGTGTTCGCGTCGATCGCTGCGATCACCCAGCCTGCGATCGGGCACTTCACCGGCCAGCGACTGGCCGAAGACCAGCCGGCGAAGCTCGCCGCGTTCGAACTCAGCGCCGAGGCCGAGGATCGCGCGCCGCTCACCGTGGGCGGCTTGTGGATCGACGGTGAGAAGCGCTTCGCGATCGAGATCCCCTGGCTCGGCTCGATCGCCTCGGGCAACTCGCTCAACCAGGTCGTGCCGGGCCTTGACGACATCCCGCTCGACGAGCAACCGCCGATCAACGTCACCCACCTCGCGTTCCAGGCGATGGTCGCCGCCGGCACGGCGATGGCCGGGATCGTCGCCGTGTACTGGTGGCGTCGACGACGCGTCGGTGACGCCGTGTTCGAGCGGCGTTGGCTCATGTGGTCGGTGGTCGCCGGTGGTGGCCTCTCGGTGCTCGCGCTCGAAGCGGGGTGGACCGCGACCGAGGTCGGCCGCCAGCCGTGGATCGCCTACGGGGTGATGCGCACCGAAGACGCCGTCACCGACAACAGCGGTATCTGGTTCAGTCTCGTCGCGATGATCGTGGTCTACGCCTCGATGGGTGCGCTCGCCACGCGGGTGATCCGCGGCATGACCCGCCGCTGGAGAGAGTCCGACGACGTCGACCTGCCGACGCCGTACGGCCCGAGCCGGGAGCTCGAATCCGTCGGCGCCTCGACAGCGGCGATCGACGGAGGCGACGGAGGTGACGGAGGTGAAGCCTGA
- a CDS encoding acyl-CoA dehydrogenase family protein, which produces MTAPDLPAAADVIDLADRVVGKAVRRLASLDGGPDEHQVLAYDIAHAASAVATAKSLVDYGNKGDVEAKITCAYAADMAHDLTSKILGREADWGVERDAMADAHAFMATYRAPEFLASLADTPGPSHLSSDMEMVADTFDSFAQNVIAPHAEHVHRTNADVPEEIVSGMAELGAFGLSVPAEYGGYSEGGDEEYIAMVAATEALSKASLGIGGSLITRPEILTRALVKGGTEEQKQKWLPLLATAEVMPAVAVTEPDYGSDVAGIKVTATPKDGPNGEAGWVINGVKTWCTFGARADALTLLARTDPDRTKTHRGLSLFIVPKPRGDAHGFDLRQEIDGPDGPVSTGGRMEGSPIDTIGYRGMHSYEISLEDWWVPAENQVGGEEGLGKGFYYQMAGFENGRLQTAARAVGVMQAAYEQALDYAENRKVFGTAILDYQLTRAKLGRIAVLTQAGRQFALAVATLMAKGQGAMEASMVKAYVCKAAEWVTREAMQIHGGMGYAEEFPVSRLFVDARVLSIFEGADETLCLKVIARQLIAASNAD; this is translated from the coding sequence ATGACTGCCCCAGACCTTCCCGCAGCCGCCGACGTCATCGATCTGGCCGACCGAGTCGTCGGCAAGGCGGTACGCCGACTCGCATCGCTCGACGGCGGTCCCGACGAGCACCAGGTGCTCGCGTACGACATCGCTCACGCTGCATCGGCGGTCGCCACGGCGAAGTCGCTCGTCGACTACGGCAACAAGGGTGACGTCGAAGCGAAGATCACGTGCGCCTACGCCGCCGACATGGCGCACGATCTCACCTCGAAGATCCTGGGCCGCGAGGCCGACTGGGGCGTCGAACGAGACGCGATGGCCGATGCGCACGCCTTCATGGCGACGTACCGCGCTCCCGAGTTCCTCGCTTCGCTGGCCGACACGCCCGGCCCGTCGCACCTCAGCAGCGACATGGAGATGGTCGCCGACACGTTCGACTCCTTCGCGCAGAACGTCATTGCGCCGCACGCCGAGCACGTGCACCGAACCAACGCCGACGTGCCCGAGGAGATCGTCAGCGGCATGGCCGAACTCGGCGCGTTCGGGCTGAGCGTCCCGGCCGAGTACGGCGGCTACAGCGAGGGCGGCGACGAGGAGTACATCGCGATGGTCGCCGCCACCGAGGCGCTGTCGAAGGCGAGCCTCGGCATCGGCGGTTCGCTCATCACGCGTCCCGAGATCCTCACCCGTGCGCTCGTCAAGGGTGGCACCGAGGAGCAGAAGCAGAAGTGGCTGCCGCTCCTCGCCACCGCCGAGGTCATGCCCGCCGTTGCGGTCACCGAGCCCGACTACGGCTCCGACGTCGCCGGCATCAAGGTCACCGCCACCCCGAAGGACGGCCCCAACGGTGAAGCCGGTTGGGTGATCAACGGTGTGAAGACCTGGTGCACGTTCGGTGCCCGCGCCGACGCACTCACCCTGCTCGCCCGCACCGACCCCGACCGGACGAAGACGCACCGCGGGCTCAGCCTGTTCATCGTCCCCAAGCCGCGCGGCGACGCGCACGGTTTCGATCTGCGTCAGGAGATCGACGGACCCGACGGCCCGGTGTCGACCGGCGGTCGCATGGAGGGCAGCCCGATCGACACGATCGGCTACCGCGGCATGCACAGCTACGAGATCTCCCTCGAGGACTGGTGGGTCCCCGCCGAGAACCAGGTCGGCGGCGAAGAAGGACTCGGCAAGGGCTTCTACTACCAGATGGCCGGTTTCGAGAACGGCCGTCTGCAAACGGCTGCACGCGCCGTCGGGGTCATGCAGGCTGCGTACGAGCAGGCGCTCGACTACGCCGAGAACCGCAAGGTCTTCGGCACGGCGATCCTCGACTACCAGCTCACCCGCGCCAAGCTCGGCCGTATCGCCGTGCTCACCCAAGCCGGTCGCCAGTTCGCGCTCGCCGTCGCCACGCTCATGGCCAAGGGCCAGGGAGCGATGGAGGCGTCGATGGTGAAGGCGTACGTCTGCAAGGCCGCCGAATGGGTCACCCGTGAAGCGATGCAGATCCACGGCGGCATGGGCTACGCCGAGGAGTTCCCGGTCAGTCGGCTCTTCGTCGACGCTCGCGTGCTGTCGATCTTCGAAGGCGCCGACGAGACGCTGTGTCTCAAGGTGATCGCCCGGCAGCTCATCGCTGCCAGCAACGCCGACTGA
- a CDS encoding LOG family protein produces MANITVFCGSSSGGDGAFRQMAERLGTEIANARHRLVYGGGHVGLMGAVADGVLSAGGEVTGVITEQLKSLEVAHSTLSLLEVEATMHTRKARMAELADGVIVLPGGFGTLDETFEILTWNQLGIVSLPVVFLDVDGYFESLFDFVGRVVDAGFMKPEHGGLAQRTVDPAAAVALATSPPTAYSPKWVD; encoded by the coding sequence ATGGCAAACATCACGGTCTTCTGCGGGTCGAGTTCGGGCGGCGACGGGGCCTTCCGCCAGATGGCGGAGCGCCTGGGCACCGAGATCGCGAATGCCCGACACCGGCTCGTGTACGGCGGCGGGCACGTCGGTCTGATGGGGGCGGTCGCCGACGGTGTGCTGAGCGCCGGCGGAGAGGTCACGGGTGTGATCACCGAACAGTTGAAGTCGTTGGAGGTCGCGCACTCGACGCTCAGCCTGCTCGAGGTCGAGGCGACGATGCACACCCGCAAGGCCCGCATGGCGGAGTTGGCCGACGGCGTCATCGTGTTGCCCGGCGGCTTCGGGACCCTCGACGAGACGTTCGAGATCCTCACGTGGAACCAGCTCGGCATCGTCTCGTTGCCGGTGGTGTTCCTCGACGTCGACGGGTACTTCGAGTCGTTGTTCGACTTCGTCGGTCGCGTGGTCGACGCCGGGTTCATGAAGCCCGAGCACGGCGGACTCGCGCAGCGCACCGTCGATCCGGCCGCAGCGGTCGCGCTCGCCACTTCGCC